The Micromonospora siamensis genome contains the following window.
GCCGCAACGTGGTCAACGTGATCCTGGTCGACATCCGGGCCTGGGACACCATGGGGGAGATCTCGGTGCTGGTGGTGGCCGCGACCGGGGTGGCCAGCCTGATCTTCGAACGGTCCCGGACCGGGCCCCGGCCGCGCCGGGCCGAGCCGGTCGCGCCCCACCCGGACGACCGGCCGGTCTGGCTGCGCGGTGGGGCGACCCTGCACGAGCGCCGCCGGTCGATCGTCTTCGAGGTGGTCACCCGGCTGATCTTCCACACGGTCGTGCTCTTCTCCCTGTTTCTGCTCTTCTCCGGTCACAACGCCCCCGGCGGTGGGTTCTCCGGCGGCCTGGTGGCGGGCCTCGCGCTGACCGTGCGCTACCTGGCCGGCGGCCGGTACGAGCTGGCCGAGGCGGCGCCGGTGAGCGCCGGCACGGTGCTCGGCGCCGGCCTGGCCGTCTCGGTGGGCAGCGGCGTGGTGGCCCTGCTGACCACCGGCACCGTGCTGGAGAGCACCAAGGTCGACCTGCCGCTGTCCTGGCTGGGCGGGCCCTATCTGGTGACGTCGCTCTTCTTCGACATCGGGGTCTACCTGATCGTGGTCGGCTTGGTGCTGGACATCCTGCGCAGTCTCGGCGCCGAGGTAGACCGGCACGTCGAGGCGGCCGGCAAGTCGGAGCGGGGGCTGGTGGTCGACCACGAGGGGGACCCGACGTGACGCGCAGCGGGGCCGGGCCGACGCTGGTGCTCGTGCTGGCCGTCGGCGTGCTCGCCGCCACCGGCGTGACGCTGCTGCTGGAGCGCAGCCTGACCCGGATCCTGCTCGGGGTGATCCTGCTCGGCAACGGGGTGAACCTGCTCATCCTGCTGGCCGGCCGGTCCGGTGAGGCGCCGCTGGTGGACGGCGTCGACGGCGGCCGGATGAGCGACCCGCTGTCGCAGGCCATGGTGCTCACCGCCATCGTGATCACGTTCGGGCTGACCGCCTTCCTCGCCGCGGTCGCCTACCGCAGCTGGTACCTCACCGGCGACGACGAGGTGCAGGACGACCTGGAGGACCGGCAGGTCGTCCAGCTCGCCGAGCGCAACGAGGTGGCCAACCGCGACCTCGGGGGCGAGGGCCCCGGCGACGACCCGGAGCAGGTGGACCCCGGCCCCGCCCGGCGCCGGCTCAGACGGGCGACCGAGCAGTGAGCATGAGCGAGCTCGTCCCGCTGCCGGTGGTGGTGCCGTTGCTGGGCGCCGCGCTGACCCTGCTGCTCGACCGGTGGCCCCGGGTCCAGCGGACGGTCAGCGTGGTCGCGCTCGGCACCAACCTGGTCGTCGCGCTGGTGCTGCTGACGTGGGCGTACCGGCACGGGCCGGTGGTGACGCAGGTGGGCGGCTGGCCGGCGCCGGTGGGCATCGTGCTGGTCGCCGACCAGTTGGCGGCGCTGATGCTGGTGGTCTCCTCGGCGGTCACCCTCTGCGTGCTGCTCTACTC
Protein-coding sequences here:
- a CDS encoding Na(+)/H(+) antiporter subunit C yields the protein MTRSGAGPTLVLVLAVGVLAATGVTLLLERSLTRILLGVILLGNGVNLLILLAGRSGEAPLVDGVDGGRMSDPLSQAMVLTAIVITFGLTAFLAAVAYRSWYLTGDDEVQDDLEDRQVVQLAERNEVANRDLGGEGPGDDPEQVDPGPARRRLRRATEQ